A genomic region of Zalophus californianus isolate mZalCal1 chromosome 11, mZalCal1.pri.v2, whole genome shotgun sequence contains the following coding sequences:
- the LOC113915521 gene encoding LOW QUALITY PROTEIN: putative olfactory receptor 5AK3 (The sequence of the model RefSeq protein was modified relative to this genomic sequence to represent the inferred CDS: substituted 1 base at 1 genomic stop codon): MTKENNTEATEFFLLGFGAQHKFPYILFIVFLVIYVTSMLGNIGMILLIKTDSRLQTPMCFFLQHLAFVDICYTAAITPKMLQNFILENKSISFESCVMQLLVYAIFATSDCYLLAAMAVDRYVAICNPLHYPIIMSQRVCIQLLASSYIMGSINASVHTGFIFSLYFCKSNTINHFFLXCPPNSGPFMLFVVSVGFNLMFTMLVVIFSYMDIMAAILKISSAAGRKKAFSTCASHLTTVIIFYTTLSYMYLQPQANNSQENMKVASVFYGIVIPVLNPLTYSLRNKEVKEALKGMRKKYF; encoded by the coding sequence atgacaaaagaaaataacactgaagcgactgaattttttcttctgggatttgGTGCCCAACACAAGTTTCCATACATCCTCTTCATTGTATTTCTGGTCATCTATGTGACCTCCATGTTGGGTAACATTGGAATGATCCTACTCATCAAGACAGATTCCAGACTTCAAACACCTATGTGCTTTTTCCTACAACATTTGGCCTTTGTTGATATTTGTTATACAGCTGCTATCACTCCCAAGATGCTGCAAAACTTCATATTAGAAAATAAGTCTATATCATTTGAGAGCTGTGTAATGCAATTATTGGTTTATGCAATTTTTGCAACCAGTGACTGCTACCTCCTGGCTGCTATGGCAGTGGACCGTTATGTAGCCATCTGTAACCCACTTCACTATCCCATAATCATGTCCCAAAGAGTCTGCATCCAATTGCTAGCTAGTTCATACATCATGGGTTCAATAAATGCTTCTGTGCACACAGGTTTTATATTTTCACTGTACTTCTGCAAATCCAATACCatcaatcatttttttctttaatgtcccCCCAATTCTGGCCCTTTCATGCTCTTTGTTGTCTCTGTGGGATTTAACTTGATGTTCACCATGTTGGTTGTCATCTTTTCCTACATGGATATCATGGCCGCCATCCTGAAGATATCTTCTgctgcaggaaggaaaaaagccTTCTCCACGTGTGCCTCCCACCTGACAACAGTCATCATTTTCTATACAACCCTATCATATATGTACTTACAGCCTCAGGCTAATAATTCCCAGGAAAATATGAAAGTGGCCTCTGTATTTTATGGCATTGTGATTCCTGTTTTGAACCCCCTGACCTATAGTTTGAgaaataaagaggtaaaagaaGCTCTAAAAGGGATGAGGAAAAAGTACTTCTAG
- the LOC113915535 gene encoding putative olfactory receptor 5AK3 — translation MEQNNGTQVTEFILLGFAGQRKSWHILFIVFLVIYVATLVGNMGMILLIKIDSCLHTPMYFFLQHLAFVDLCYTSAITPKMLQNFVETEQSISFIGWMVQLLVYGAFATTDCYILAAMAVDRYVAICNPLRYPTVMSQTVCVQLLVGSYFIGFLNASVNTSFTFSLNFCKSNKINHFFCDEPPLLALSCSNIDFNLMLVTVFVGFNLMFTVQVVIFSYIHILAAILKISSAAGRKKAFSTCISHLTAITVFYGTLSYMYLHHGTKESQEQEKVASVFYGIMIPMVNPLIYSLRNQDVKEALKGIRKKCF, via the coding sequence ATGGAACAAAACAATGGCACTCAAGTAACTGAATTCATTCTCCTGGGATTTGCTGGTCAACGCAAGTCTTGGCATATCCTCTTCATAGTATTTCTAGTGATCTATGTGGCCACCCTGGTGGGTAACATGGGGATGATCCTACTCATCAAGATTGATTCTTGCCTTCACACCCCGATGTACTTCTTCCTCCAACACTTGGCATTTGTCGATCTCTGCTATACCTCTGCTATCACTCCCAAGATGCTGCAAAACTTTGTAGAAACAGAGCAATCCATCTCATTTATAGGATGGATGGTGCAATTACTAGTCTATGGTGCTTTTGCAACAACTGACTGCTACATCCTGGCTGCAATGGCAGTGGACCGGTATGTGGCCATCTGCAACCCACTCCGCTATCCAACAGTCATGTCCCAGACAGTCTGCGTTCAACTCCTGGTTGGTTCATACTTCATAGGCTTCCTGAATGCCTCAGTAAACACAAGCTTTactttctcattaaacttttgcaAATCCAATAAAATTAACCACTTTTTCTGTGATGAACCCCCACTTCTTGCCCTCTCATGCTCTAACATTGACTTCAACCTCATGCTAGTAACTGTCTTTGTGGGGTTTAACTTGATGTTCACTGTGCAGGTTGTCATCTTTTCCTACATACATATCCTGGCTGCCATCCTGAAGATATCCTCTGCTGCAGGGAGGAAAAAAGCCTTCTCCACATGCATCTCCCACCTGACAGCCATCACTGTGTTCTATGGGACTCTCTCTTACATGTACTTGCACCATGGGACAAAGGAGTCTCAAGAGCAAGAAAAAGTGGCTTCTGTGTTTTATGGCATTATGATCCCCATGGTAAACCCCCTCATCTACAGCCTGAGAAACCAAGATGTAAAGGAAGCCCTAAAAGGGATTAGAAAGAAGTGCTTCTAG